One segment of Plasmodium vivax chromosome 14, whole genome shotgun sequence DNA contains the following:
- a CDS encoding hypothetical protein, conserved (encoded by transcript PVX_100520A), which translates to MSFMLQHLNSGWAVDQAIINEEERLVCIRFGHDYDPDCMKMDELLYKVAEDIKNFCVIYLVDITEVPEFNTMYELYDPVSVMFFYRNKHMMIDLGTGNNNKINWPMNNKQEFIDIVETIFRGARKGRGLVISPKDYSTKYKY; encoded by the coding sequence ATGTCGTTCATGCTGCAGCACTTAAACAGCGGCTGGGCCGTTGACCAGGCGATAATAAACGAGGAAGAAAGGCTCGTTTGCATCCGCTTCGGCCATGATTACGATCCCGACTGCATGAAAATGGATGAATTACTATACAAAGTTGCtgaagatataaaaaatttctgcGTAATATATTTGGTAGATATAACTGAGGTACCCGAATTTAACACCATGTACGAGCTGTATGACCCAGTTTCCGTCATGTTCTTTTATCGCAACAAACATATGATGATAGATTTAGGCACAGGGAACAACAACAAAATTAACTGGCCCATGAATAATAAGCAGGAGTTTATTGACATCGTTGAAACCATTTTTAGGGGTGCAAGAAAGGGAAGAGGGTTGGTTATATCGCCCAAGGATTACTCGACCAAGTATAAGTACTAA